Proteins encoded in a region of the Haloglomus salinum genome:
- a CDS encoding CBS domain-containing protein, with protein MPSYRIGSILGIPIELDLTFLLILPVFAYVIGSQVGEWVGILNDVFGTAIAVAPLTGEPAIAFGIGTAAAIALFASVLLHELGHSVVAMRYDVEITSIKLWLFGGVAQLSRFPDDWRQELYIAIAGPIVSVLLGGAFFLAFRVFPGSGGVAAAAISFTLGYLALTNVALAAFNMLPGFPMDGGRVLRALWARNQPYAVATRRAAAVGKAFAFLLGFFALFGGAGINLYLVAIAFFIYMGASSEAQQTMLRAAFEGVSVGDVMTPVEDVDTVDAETSVAALVDRMFRTRHTGFPVVQNDRLVGMVTLEDARKVDEVERDAYRVEEIMSRDLHTIDPGEDAMEAFSRMQEHGVGRLVVVREDSGHEEGAFTGIISRTDLMTALDIIQSSGGESGAPSLRRGTERDQSREI; from the coding sequence ATGCCAAGCTATCGGATCGGGAGCATCCTCGGCATCCCGATCGAGCTGGACCTGACCTTCCTCCTCATCCTCCCGGTGTTCGCGTACGTCATCGGGTCGCAGGTCGGAGAGTGGGTCGGCATCCTGAACGACGTGTTCGGCACGGCTATCGCCGTAGCGCCGCTGACGGGCGAGCCAGCGATTGCGTTCGGCATCGGCACCGCCGCCGCCATCGCGCTGTTCGCCAGCGTGCTGCTCCACGAGCTCGGGCACAGTGTCGTGGCGATGCGCTACGACGTGGAGATCACCTCCATCAAACTCTGGCTGTTCGGTGGCGTCGCCCAGCTCTCGCGCTTCCCGGACGACTGGCGGCAGGAACTGTACATCGCCATCGCCGGTCCCATCGTGAGCGTCCTGCTCGGGGGCGCCTTCTTCCTCGCGTTCCGCGTCTTCCCCGGCTCCGGTGGCGTCGCGGCCGCTGCCATCTCCTTCACGCTGGGCTATCTCGCGCTCACCAACGTCGCGTTAGCGGCGTTCAACATGCTCCCCGGCTTCCCGATGGACGGGGGACGCGTCCTCCGCGCGCTGTGGGCCCGCAACCAGCCGTACGCCGTGGCGACCCGTCGTGCCGCGGCGGTCGGCAAGGCCTTCGCCTTCCTCCTGGGCTTCTTCGCCCTGTTCGGTGGGGCCGGCATCAACCTCTACCTCGTCGCCATCGCCTTCTTCATCTACATGGGTGCCTCCTCGGAGGCCCAGCAGACGATGCTACGCGCGGCGTTCGAGGGCGTCTCCGTCGGAGACGTGATGACGCCCGTCGAAGACGTCGACACCGTCGACGCGGAGACATCGGTCGCGGCCCTGGTCGACCGGATGTTCCGCACCCGCCACACCGGCTTCCCCGTGGTCCAGAACGACCGGCTCGTCGGGATGGTCACGCTGGAGGACGCCCGGAAGGTCGACGAGGTCGAGCGCGACGCCTACCGTGTCGAGGAGATAATGTCGCGCGACCTCCACACCATCGACCCCGGTGAGGACGCGATGGAGGCGTTCTCCCGGATGCAGGAGCACGGCGTCGGTCGCCTCGTCGTCGTCCGCGAAGATAGTGGGCACGAGGAGGGGGCGTTCACCGGCATCATCTCGCGGACGGACCTGATGACGGCGCTCGACATCATCCAGTCCTCCGGCGGCGAGTCCGGGGCGCCCTCGCTCCGACGCGGCACGGAGCGTGACCAGTCACGGGAGATCTGA
- a CDS encoding competence/damage-inducible protein A codes for MDAALVTVGDELLAGDTENTNATWLARELTERGVDVRRVLTVPDVEAAIADAVQEYADRYDAVIVTGGLGGTPDDLTMDAVAAAFDRPLEENDLARADLERTLKAITDSYPDLNVDIEAEAAIPAGARPLINDAGLSPGAVVENVYVLPGIPGEMQRMFEGVAEEFAGDVESRVLYTTEPEANLIERLDGVRNRFGVQVGCYPDREAGHNRLKLRSDDPEKLDEATTWLRDEVKLVEPDADTQVGENTRSGTSDDG; via the coding sequence ATGGACGCAGCGCTGGTCACCGTTGGCGACGAACTCCTCGCAGGCGATACGGAGAACACGAATGCGACGTGGCTGGCCCGCGAGCTGACCGAACGAGGGGTCGATGTCCGGCGGGTCCTCACCGTGCCGGACGTGGAGGCCGCCATCGCCGACGCCGTCCAGGAGTACGCCGACCGCTACGATGCCGTCATCGTGACGGGTGGGCTCGGCGGGACACCGGACGACCTGACGATGGACGCTGTCGCCGCGGCCTTCGACCGACCGCTCGAGGAGAACGACCTCGCGCGCGCCGACCTCGAACGGACACTGAAAGCCATCACGGACTCGTACCCGGACCTGAACGTGGATATCGAAGCCGAGGCCGCCATCCCGGCGGGTGCACGCCCGCTCATCAACGACGCCGGCCTCTCGCCGGGCGCCGTCGTCGAGAACGTCTACGTCCTCCCCGGCATTCCCGGTGAGATGCAGCGCATGTTCGAGGGCGTCGCCGAGGAGTTCGCGGGGGACGTGGAGTCGCGGGTGCTGTACACGACCGAACCGGAGGCCAACCTCATCGAGCGACTCGACGGCGTCCGGAACCGGTTCGGCGTGCAGGTGGGCTGTTACCCGGACCGGGAGGCCGGTCACAATCGGCTGAAACTCCGGAGCGACGACCCCGAGAAACTGGACGAGGCGACCACCTGGCTCCGCGACGAGGTCAAACTGGTCGAGCCGGACGCGGACACCCAGGTCGGGGAGAACACCCGGTCCGGCACGAGTGACGACGGGTGA
- a CDS encoding carotenoid oxygenase family protein: MANPATSGLASQYEEVSADLAVAGTLPGWLEGTYLVNGPGTFEAGDTDLRHWFDPFGMLRRLDIGDGEVRYRNRHVDSRDRRYADAGKGVRTPFPGTPPDRWLPRRVYQTVAGVFPDNPVIGVARVAGTDLAVTESRWAQAVDEGGEWLGRVDETAGLDCDLTLGHRHWVPEQDGGPAFLELGVTYGRNVEYTLFRRPDDPDAPTVTGGGDVPIPAPEPLATLAFENLPYVHAFALTERYVVVPELPFGLDASVLLRSALTRETFLDGFTSFDRDARFHVLTREGERVATVPADPLFVYHVANAYEVGGDTDELVIDLVAFADERAVTGLTLENLRSDDVDLPAGDLVRYRLPLDGGESARATRALLLSGPVEFPTIDYRRNGREHRYVYCAETRRDGPLPSHLAKVDTERGPGYADRWSEPGCYPGEPVFVPAAREGQEKDGVVLSLVLDTDADRTFLLVLDAGSFRELARARLPHRLPFAFHGEFYGPTTPGRSVQ, translated from the coding sequence GTGGCGAATCCCGCAACGTCAGGACTGGCAAGCCAGTACGAGGAAGTGTCTGCCGACCTCGCGGTCGCGGGGACGCTCCCCGGCTGGCTGGAGGGGACCTACCTCGTCAACGGCCCCGGCACCTTCGAGGCCGGCGACACGGACCTCCGCCACTGGTTCGACCCGTTCGGGATGCTCCGACGGCTCGATATCGGCGACGGCGAGGTCCGCTACCGCAACCGGCACGTCGACAGTCGCGACCGGCGCTACGCCGACGCCGGCAAGGGGGTCCGGACCCCGTTCCCCGGGACACCGCCGGACCGCTGGCTCCCCCGACGCGTCTACCAGACGGTCGCAGGTGTGTTCCCGGACAACCCGGTCATCGGCGTCGCTCGTGTCGCCGGGACCGACCTCGCGGTCACGGAGTCGCGCTGGGCGCAGGCCGTCGACGAGGGCGGCGAGTGGCTCGGCCGAGTGGACGAGACCGCGGGCCTGGACTGCGACCTCACGCTCGGCCACCGACACTGGGTCCCGGAGCAGGACGGCGGGCCAGCGTTCCTCGAACTCGGGGTCACCTACGGTCGCAACGTCGAATACACGCTGTTCCGGCGGCCCGACGACCCGGATGCACCGACCGTGACGGGCGGCGGCGACGTTCCCATCCCGGCGCCCGAACCGCTCGCGACGCTCGCGTTCGAGAACCTCCCGTACGTCCACGCGTTCGCACTCACCGAGCGGTACGTCGTCGTTCCGGAACTCCCGTTCGGCCTCGACGCCTCGGTGCTGCTGCGGAGCGCCCTCACCCGCGAGACCTTCCTCGATGGCTTCACCAGCTTCGACCGCGACGCCCGGTTCCACGTCCTCACGCGCGAGGGCGAGCGCGTGGCGACGGTCCCGGCGGACCCGTTATTCGTCTACCACGTCGCCAACGCGTACGAGGTGGGCGGCGACACGGACGAACTCGTCATCGACCTCGTCGCCTTCGCGGACGAACGGGCCGTGACCGGTCTCACGCTCGAGAACCTGCGGAGCGACGATGTCGACCTGCCGGCCGGCGACCTCGTGCGCTATCGACTCCCGCTGGACGGCGGCGAATCGGCTCGCGCCACCCGCGCACTGCTCCTGTCGGGCCCCGTGGAGTTCCCCACCATCGACTACCGGCGGAACGGCCGCGAACACCGCTACGTCTACTGCGCCGAGACCCGGCGCGACGGCCCGCTTCCCTCGCACCTCGCGAAGGTGGATACCGAGCGGGGCCCGGGCTACGCCGACCGCTGGAGCGAACCGGGCTGCTACCCCGGCGAGCCGGTGTTCGTGCCGGCAGCCCGCGAGGGCCAGGAAAAAGACGGCGTCGTCCTCTCGCTGGTGCTGGACACCGACGCCGACCGGACGTTCCTGCTGGTGCTGGATGCCGGGTCGTTCCGCGAACTCGCGCGGGCTCGGCTCCCGCACCGACTCCCGTTCGCGTTCCACGGAGAGTTCTACGGACCGACGACTCCCGGGCGGAGTGTGCAGTAG
- a CDS encoding HNH endonuclease, translated as MTERCPTCGETFESTRGLGVHHSAVHDELLPNRTCAACGAAFHSEHERKYCSESCRDGAVSFEGENNPNWKGGKAETTCDICGDAFSYYPSEKPGSYCPDCVESEDWRYRPDTSGSNHGRWTGGVRELECDTCGSTTERKPGDIKGEHVFCSRDCQYDWLSEAFTGEGHPNWLGGGMPNYRGDWREVRRQALERDDRTCVVCGTDVEELGRNPDVHHIVPMRAYAEAPDREREDAHRLDNVVCLCPSCHRRAEFGNIARDRLRELASISGSSRTTSDTRH; from the coding sequence ATGACCGAGCGGTGTCCGACCTGTGGCGAGACCTTCGAGTCGACGCGGGGGCTGGGGGTGCATCATAGCGCCGTCCACGACGAGCTGCTACCGAATCGGACGTGTGCAGCCTGCGGAGCTGCCTTCCACAGCGAACACGAGCGGAAGTACTGCTCCGAGAGTTGCAGGGACGGGGCAGTCTCGTTCGAGGGGGAGAACAATCCCAACTGGAAGGGCGGAAAGGCGGAGACGACCTGTGATATCTGCGGTGACGCGTTCTCCTATTACCCCTCCGAGAAACCGGGGAGCTACTGTCCGGACTGCGTAGAATCCGAGGACTGGCGATACAGGCCGGATACGTCCGGCTCGAACCACGGTCGCTGGACCGGCGGCGTCCGGGAGCTCGAGTGTGATACCTGTGGCAGCACGACCGAGCGGAAGCCGGGCGATATCAAGGGCGAACACGTCTTCTGCTCTCGCGACTGCCAGTACGACTGGCTCTCCGAGGCGTTCACCGGCGAGGGCCACCCCAACTGGCTGGGTGGTGGGATGCCCAACTACCGGGGCGACTGGCGCGAGGTCAGGCGGCAGGCGCTCGAGCGCGACGACCGGACCTGCGTCGTCTGCGGGACGGATGTGGAGGAACTCGGACGGAACCCCGATGTCCATCACATCGTTCCCATGCGGGCGTACGCGGAAGCACCGGACCGTGAACGCGAGGATGCCCACCGACTCGATAACGTCGTCTGTCTCTGTCCGTCCTGTCACCGGCGGGCGGAGTTCGGGAACATCGCCCGTGATAGACTCCGTGAGCTCGCTAGCATTTCGGGCAGTTCAAGAACAACATCTGATACACGTCATTAA
- a CDS encoding DUF5814 domain-containing protein, with the protein MAITDKIYVKNHRQLASQLETSFPKGAFSGATLDILFQGEGLSNLDEATQERVLDFAEDFLDCDCQSNPYCGHPEEKFIGYLLDLRAQGMGPEAIVDVMSDDYLVYAYPGDILSFLDDGIRTLEAAEQLADVDGQPEQADRIRHRRKDLSG; encoded by the coding sequence GTGGCCATCACGGACAAGATATACGTCAAGAACCACCGACAGCTGGCCTCGCAGCTGGAGACGAGCTTCCCGAAGGGGGCGTTCTCCGGCGCGACACTGGACATCCTGTTCCAGGGGGAGGGGCTGTCGAATCTGGACGAGGCGACCCAGGAGCGCGTGCTCGACTTCGCCGAGGACTTCCTCGACTGTGACTGTCAGTCCAACCCCTACTGTGGCCACCCCGAGGAGAAGTTCATCGGTTACCTGCTGGACCTCCGGGCGCAGGGCATGGGCCCGGAGGCCATCGTGGACGTGATGAGCGACGACTACCTCGTCTACGCGTACCCGGGTGACATCCTGAGCTTCCTCGACGACGGCATCCGAACGCTGGAGGCGGCCGAACAGCTGGCGGACGTGGACGGACAGCCCGAGCAGGCCGACCGAATCCGGCACCGGCGGAAGGACCTGAGCGGGTAG
- a CDS encoding branched-chain amino acid transaminase codes for MGFEEMDVDTIWMDGEFTDWEDAQVHVLTHSLHYGTAVFEGVRCYDTEEGPAIFRWDEHLDRLYESAAALDHDIEHTREELTEATLELIRRQDLESCYIRPLVYYGYNSLGVSPSECPTDTMIACWPWGAYLGEEALEEGVDVMVSSWRKHHSSQIPTNVKATGAYINSMLAGEEARGNGYVEAIVLNKEGDVAEGPGENIFMVNDGEIYTPGLAESILDGITRQTVIDIATDLGYEVHEEAKIARGQLYTADELFFTGTAAEVTPIRTVDDNEIGAGTRGPVTEEIQQRFFDIVERRTDDYDDWFTYV; via the coding sequence ATGGGATTCGAGGAGATGGACGTCGACACCATCTGGATGGACGGTGAGTTCACCGATTGGGAGGACGCCCAGGTTCACGTGCTGACGCATAGCCTCCACTACGGAACGGCCGTCTTCGAGGGCGTCCGCTGCTACGACACGGAGGAAGGGCCCGCTATCTTCCGCTGGGACGAGCACCTGGACCGGCTCTACGAGTCGGCCGCCGCGCTCGACCACGACATCGAGCACACGCGCGAGGAACTGACCGAGGCCACGCTGGAGCTCATCCGCCGGCAGGACCTGGAGTCGTGCTACATCCGGCCGCTGGTCTACTACGGCTACAACTCCCTCGGTGTGAGCCCCAGCGAGTGCCCGACCGACACGATGATCGCCTGCTGGCCCTGGGGTGCCTACCTCGGCGAGGAGGCCCTCGAGGAGGGGGTCGACGTGATGGTCTCCTCGTGGCGCAAGCACCACTCCTCGCAGATTCCGACCAACGTGAAGGCCACCGGCGCCTACATCAACTCGATGCTGGCGGGCGAGGAGGCCCGCGGCAACGGCTACGTCGAGGCCATCGTCCTCAACAAGGAGGGCGACGTGGCCGAGGGCCCCGGCGAGAACATCTTCATGGTCAACGACGGGGAGATCTACACGCCCGGGCTCGCCGAGTCCATCCTCGACGGTATCACCCGACAGACCGTCATCGACATCGCGACGGACCTGGGCTACGAGGTCCACGAGGAAGCGAAAATCGCCCGCGGACAGCTCTACACCGCCGACGAGCTGTTCTTCACGGGGACGGCGGCGGAGGTCACGCCAATCCGCACCGTCGACGACAACGAGATCGGTGCCGGGACGCGTGGCCCCGTGACCGAGGAGATCCAGCAGCGCTTCTTCGATATCGTCGAGCGCCGGACCGACGACTACGACGACTGGTTCACCTACGTCTGA
- the ribB gene encoding 3,4-dihydroxy-2-butanone-4-phosphate synthase, giving the protein MTRADTDTDAASAVTESEPVEAAIEAFELGEPVLVHDAADREGETDLVYPAAAVDPAAVSRMRNDAGGLVCTAVSHDVAELLDLPFLQESIDHPLAADHELAYDERSSFSLTVNHRETFTGITDEDRALTIRELGRHATDPDPAAFADDFRAPGHVHLLRAAPDLLHDREGHTELGIALADAAGTEPAVVVCEMLDDETGGARSPVDARRYAARHDLVYVEGADLLGALR; this is encoded by the coding sequence ATGACCCGAGCCGACACCGACACGGACGCCGCCAGCGCCGTGACCGAGTCCGAACCGGTCGAGGCCGCCATCGAGGCGTTCGAACTCGGCGAGCCGGTTCTCGTCCACGACGCGGCCGACCGCGAGGGTGAGACGGACCTCGTCTACCCCGCTGCTGCGGTCGACCCAGCCGCCGTCTCCCGGATGCGTAACGACGCTGGCGGGCTGGTCTGTACGGCCGTCTCGCACGACGTGGCCGAACTGCTGGACCTGCCCTTCCTGCAGGAGTCCATCGACCACCCGCTCGCCGCCGACCATGAACTCGCGTACGACGAGCGCTCCTCGTTCTCGTTGACGGTCAACCACCGCGAGACGTTCACCGGCATCACCGACGAGGACCGCGCGCTCACCATCCGCGAACTCGGCCGGCACGCGACCGACCCGGACCCCGCGGCGTTCGCCGATGACTTCCGCGCGCCCGGCCACGTCCACCTCCTCCGCGCGGCCCCGGACCTGCTCCACGACCGCGAGGGCCACACGGAACTGGGCATCGCGCTGGCCGACGCGGCCGGCACCGAGCCTGCGGTCGTCGTCTGCGAGATGCTCGACGACGAGACCGGCGGCGCCCGCTCGCCCGTCGATGCCCGCCGCTACGCCGCCCGTCACGACCTCGTCTACGTCGAGGGGGCGGACCTGCTGGGCGCGTTGCGGTAG
- a CDS encoding CTP-dependent riboflavin kinase, producing MAETRAAVGPAEVATLKELALEGALAGTTVTCAGLAERLDASNQTASRRLQRLDETGFIDREVLNDGQRVQLTPDGEARLRREHADYRRVFEGADADVTLHGTVTAGMGEGRHYISLPGYMEQFVDRLGYEPFAGTLNVDLDEESVRERGRMDALDPVRIDGWEDDERTYGPAFCWPATIETDGGTYDPAHVIAPERTHHGDDQLEVIAPDRLRDELGLEDGEEITVRVTGEER from the coding sequence ATGGCAGAGACACGCGCCGCGGTCGGACCCGCGGAGGTGGCCACCCTCAAGGAACTCGCGCTGGAGGGGGCCCTCGCCGGAACGACGGTCACGTGTGCGGGGCTGGCCGAGCGGCTCGACGCCTCGAACCAGACCGCGTCGCGCCGGCTCCAGCGGCTCGACGAGACCGGATTCATCGACCGGGAAGTGCTCAACGACGGGCAGCGCGTCCAGTTGACGCCGGACGGCGAGGCGCGACTCCGACGCGAGCACGCCGATTACCGCCGGGTGTTCGAGGGCGCCGACGCCGATGTCACGCTGCACGGCACCGTCACGGCCGGGATGGGTGAGGGGCGCCACTACATCTCGCTCCCGGGCTACATGGAGCAGTTCGTCGACCGACTGGGGTACGAGCCGTTCGCCGGGACGCTCAACGTCGACCTCGACGAGGAGAGCGTCCGTGAGCGCGGCCGGATGGACGCGCTCGACCCCGTCCGTATCGACGGCTGGGAGGACGACGAGCGGACCTACGGCCCGGCGTTCTGCTGGCCCGCCACTATCGAAACCGATGGCGGAACGTACGACCCGGCCCACGTCATCGCCCCCGAGCGGACCCACCACGGCGACGACCAGCTGGAGGTCATCGCGCCGGACCGACTCCGCGACGAGCTCGGTCTCGAGGACGGCGAGGAGATAACCGTCCGCGTCACGGGTGAAGAGCGATGA
- the twy1 gene encoding 4-demethylwyosine synthase TYW1: MSDSGPKQVDDPDYHSRNHTAAQTCGWTANALRGEGRCYKNTFYGIQSHRCIQMTPVVKCNERCVFCWRDHQGHSYELDGVEWDDPEAVVEASIELQRKLLSGFGGNDQVPDEAFEEAMEPRHVAISLDGEPTLYPYLPELIEAFHDHGITTFLVSNGTRPEVIAECDPTQLYVSVDAADRQTFDDVVGAMEDDAWDQLVETLDVLAAKDETRTVLRTTVLKGFNDHHPEWYAGMYDRADADFVELKAYMHVGHSRGRLDRSAMPAHEEVIDFTEAVQEYLPTHPILRDVPESRVALLARDEDTWVPKLKGGSEFWNDDPYDASAD; encoded by the coding sequence ATGAGCGATTCGGGGCCGAAACAGGTGGACGACCCGGACTACCACAGCCGGAACCACACCGCGGCCCAGACCTGCGGGTGGACGGCCAACGCGCTCCGTGGCGAGGGTCGCTGCTACAAGAACACCTTCTACGGCATCCAGAGCCACCGCTGCATCCAGATGACGCCCGTCGTGAAGTGCAACGAGCGGTGTGTCTTCTGCTGGCGGGACCACCAGGGTCACTCCTACGAACTGGACGGGGTCGAGTGGGACGACCCCGAGGCCGTCGTGGAGGCGAGCATCGAACTCCAGCGCAAGCTGCTGTCGGGCTTCGGCGGCAACGACCAGGTACCCGACGAGGCCTTCGAGGAGGCGATGGAGCCCCGGCACGTCGCTATCTCGCTGGACGGCGAGCCGACCCTCTATCCGTATCTCCCGGAACTCATCGAGGCGTTCCACGACCACGGCATCACGACGTTCCTCGTCTCGAACGGGACCCGGCCGGAGGTCATCGCGGAGTGCGACCCGACCCAGCTGTACGTCAGCGTCGACGCCGCCGACCGGCAGACCTTCGACGACGTGGTCGGCGCGATGGAGGACGACGCGTGGGACCAGCTCGTCGAGACGCTGGACGTGCTCGCCGCCAAGGACGAGACCCGCACCGTCCTCCGGACGACGGTCCTCAAGGGATTCAACGATCACCATCCCGAGTGGTACGCGGGGATGTACGACCGCGCGGACGCCGACTTCGTGGAGCTGAAGGCGTACATGCACGTCGGGCACTCGCGCGGCCGACTGGACCGGTCGGCGATGCCCGCCCACGAGGAGGTCATCGACTTCACCGAGGCGGTCCAGGAGTACCTGCCGACCCATCCCATCCTGCGCGACGTGCCCGAGTCACGAGTCGCGCTGCTCGCGCGCGACGAGGACACCTGGGTACCGAAACTGAAGGGTGGCAGCGAGTTCTGGAACGACGATCCGTACGACGCCAGCGCGGACTGA
- a CDS encoding DUF555 domain-containing protein, translated as MSNYYVRMEAAWLVRDVEDSNDAIGVAISEAGKRLNEADLEYVDMNVGATTCPACRETLDSVFVAADTALVGLAMEMEIFDAESEEHASRIATSEVGGALRNVPLKVIEVVETDDEEDEEPV; from the coding sequence ATGAGCAACTACTACGTCCGGATGGAGGCCGCGTGGCTCGTGCGCGACGTCGAGGATTCGAACGACGCCATCGGCGTCGCCATCAGCGAGGCCGGGAAGCGACTCAACGAGGCCGACCTGGAGTACGTCGACATGAACGTCGGCGCGACCACCTGCCCGGCCTGCCGGGAGACGCTCGACTCCGTGTTCGTCGCGGCCGACACCGCGCTGGTGGGGCTGGCGATGGAGATGGAGATCTTCGACGCCGAGTCAGAGGAGCACGCCAGCCGCATCGCCACCAGCGAGGTCGGCGGTGCGCTCCGCAACGTCCCGCTGAAGGTCATCGAGGTCGTCGAGACCGACGACGAGGAGGACGAGGAGCCCGTCTGA
- a CDS encoding PAS domain-containing sensor histidine kinase, with protein sequence MSNQNDQSVVADALRALVEDHDAAVLVVDDDGVVRYANQRAADLVGDAEGGGAKDGDADTDIAGRPVDALLGPAPGTDADDVVSLVHDRSADPVALVTTAATGERTRLDGSTITCPGGVALTLRTSPSATGGPSIGERVDGTGGGADTYVPDAGWQRVLETARAGIAILDEDGRYRYVNPAHADVYGYDSPEDLVGRNWRSLYDEAEVERLETEAMVALERDGGWSGTPTGRRRDGEPFPQALTLSQLPGGGLVCVVRDRTEQVESRATLEALHEATRDLLAADSREAVAEVAVEAAARALDLPLSSVHLHDEERDALDPVAWSDAVAETFDSVPTFTAGDGSAAWAAFQSGEPRRFDDPDEADRLYSQGTPVGGELILPLGDHGVLLTGYVQGDGFAQEGVRLARTLAASVTTALDGVTAAEALRERHEQLERFSAMLSHDLRDPLNTAMATTTLARQTAEGETVEYLDTLDELHTRMESLIADVLALSRDPAELERTPTDLGPLVREAWETARTATGATDATLTVDGSGTVDADTTHLRRLMENLLGNATRHGGEGVSIHVGLADDGFYVADDGPGIAPDRREQVFERGHSDSGTGLGLDIVQQVAQTHGWSVSVGESAAGGARFDIETDAHVR encoded by the coding sequence GTGTCGAATCAGAACGACCAGTCCGTGGTGGCGGACGCCCTCCGGGCCCTCGTCGAGGACCACGACGCGGCCGTACTCGTCGTCGACGACGACGGCGTGGTCCGCTACGCCAACCAGCGAGCAGCCGACCTGGTCGGCGACGCGGAGGGCGGCGGCGCGAAGGACGGCGACGCGGACACCGACATCGCCGGGCGACCGGTCGATGCCCTCCTCGGCCCCGCGCCGGGGACCGACGCGGACGACGTGGTGTCGCTCGTCCACGACCGGTCGGCGGACCCCGTCGCGCTCGTCACGACGGCTGCCACCGGGGAGCGGACACGTCTGGATGGCTCCACCATCACCTGTCCGGGCGGGGTGGCACTCACCCTCCGAACGTCGCCCAGCGCGACTGGCGGACCGAGTATCGGTGAGCGGGTCGACGGGACCGGGGGCGGAGCCGACACGTACGTTCCCGATGCCGGCTGGCAGCGGGTCCTGGAGACGGCCAGGGCCGGAATCGCCATCCTCGATGAGGACGGCCGCTACCGCTACGTCAACCCCGCCCACGCCGACGTGTACGGCTACGACTCGCCGGAGGACCTCGTGGGGCGGAACTGGCGGTCGCTGTACGACGAGGCCGAGGTCGAACGGCTCGAGACGGAGGCCATGGTGGCCCTCGAGCGTGACGGGGGCTGGAGCGGGACCCCGACCGGGCGCCGGCGCGACGGCGAGCCGTTCCCCCAGGCGCTGACGCTCTCGCAGCTCCCGGGTGGCGGTCTCGTCTGCGTGGTCCGGGACCGGACCGAGCAGGTCGAATCCCGGGCGACGCTGGAGGCGCTCCACGAGGCGACCCGGGACCTGCTCGCCGCCGATAGCCGGGAGGCGGTCGCCGAGGTGGCCGTCGAGGCGGCGGCCCGCGCGCTCGACCTCCCGCTGTCGTCGGTTCATCTCCACGACGAGGAACGGGACGCCCTCGACCCGGTCGCGTGGAGCGACGCCGTCGCGGAGACGTTCGACAGTGTCCCCACGTTCACCGCCGGCGATGGGAGCGCCGCGTGGGCGGCGTTCCAGTCCGGCGAGCCCCGACGATTCGACGACCCCGACGAGGCCGACCGACTGTACAGCCAGGGAACCCCGGTCGGTGGAGAGCTCATACTCCCGCTGGGCGACCACGGGGTGCTGCTCACCGGCTACGTCCAGGGCGACGGATTCGCCCAGGAAGGGGTCCGGCTGGCCCGCACCCTCGCGGCCTCGGTCACGACCGCGCTCGACGGGGTGACCGCGGCGGAGGCGCTCCGTGAACGCCACGAACAGCTGGAGCGGTTCTCGGCCATGCTCAGCCACGACCTCCGTGACCCGCTCAACACCGCCATGGCCACGACCACGCTCGCGCGACAGACCGCTGAGGGGGAGACCGTCGAGTACCTGGACACGCTCGACGAGCTCCACACCCGGATGGAGTCGCTCATCGCCGATGTCCTGGCGCTGTCGCGCGACCCCGCGGAGCTGGAGCGGACCCCGACCGACCTCGGGCCGCTGGTCCGCGAGGCCTGGGAGACCGCCCGAACGGCCACCGGCGCGACCGACGCGACGTTGACCGTCGACGGGTCGGGAACCGTCGACGCCGACACCACGCATCTCCGGCGACTGATGGAGAACCTGCTCGGAAACGCCACCCGACACGGTGGGGAGGGGGTGAGTATCCACGTGGGACTCGCCGACGATGGGTTCTACGTGGCCGACGATGGGCCCGGTATCGCGCCGGACCGACGCGAGCAGGTGTTCGAGCGTGGCCACAGCGACAGCGGGACGGGACTCGGCCTCGACATCGTCCAGCAGGTCGCACAGACGCACGGTTGGTCGGTCTCGGTCGGGGAGAGCGCGGCGGGCGGTGCACGGTTCGACATCGAGACGGACGCCCACGTCCGGTAG